GCGTTTCAAATAACGCCTCCACTTTACACACTGACCAATATTCCAAGGTTGGATGTGGTGTCAGTGAAGGGATTTGAATCGTATTAGTTGTCATACATTTTCCTTATATTATCATTGTTTGAAAGATAAGAGGGATCATTAACTCACCTAAAATCGCCGCATTATCTTTGCATAAAACCAATTAATCACAGATTTGACCATTTTCAATGTGAATCATGCGATCAATTTTATCTTTTACTTCATTCGGTTGATGCGTCACAATTAACAGGGTCAATTTTTTCTCGGCACACAATGGCTCCAGTAACGTCAACATTTCCGCGCGTAATTCGATATCCAGCGCCGAAAAAGGCTCATCTAATAGCAAAATCGGTTTATCGCGCAATAAGCATCTCGCCAATGCCACCCGTTGTTTTTGCCCGCCGGATAAAGCGGTCGGTACACGCGATAAAAATGGCTGTAAACCGACCGCACTTGCCGCCCGTTCCACGCGCGCGCGTTCCTCATCTGACAAGGCAAGAGAGGGTTTTATGCCAAGGGCGATATTTTGCCAAACCGTCAGATGCGTAAACACATTATTTTCTTGAAACAAAATGGAAACTGGGCGCTCAAAAGGCTCGCTGCGCGTATGATTTTCGCCATTTAACCAAATTTCGCCCCGATCGGCAAACTCAAAGCCGGCAATTAAATTTAACAGCGTACTTTTTCCCGCCCCACTGCTGCCGACAATCGCCACTTTTTCTTGCGCAGCCACCTGCAAATTAAAATACATCGGCATCGTCGGATAATCAAAATGTGCGTTTATTTTTATCATAGAATTCTTATTCCGGTTTATTGCGTTCTACCACGCTAAAAATGCCAAGGCAAAACAATAGTAAAATCAAAGCAGTAATGGCGGCTTCCGCCATGCGGTAACTGCCTAATTGCTGATACAACAAATGTGGCAACGAAGTAAAATCTTGATTGCCGAATAAGGCGATCGCGGTAAAATCACCAAGCGACAACCCACAAGCTAAAGCAAAAGCATATTTTATCGGTGCTTTTAAATTGTGCCATTCGATCAAACGCCAACGCGCCCA
This sequence is a window from [Pasteurella] mairii. Protein-coding genes within it:
- the thiQ gene encoding thiamine import ATP-binding protein ThiQ, whose product is MIKINAHFDYPTMPMYFNLQVAAQEKVAIVGSSGAGKSTLLNLIAGFEFADRGEIWLNGENHTRSEPFERPVSILFQENNVFTHLTVWQNIALGIKPSLALSDEERARVERAASAVGLQPFLSRVPTALSGGQKQRVALARCLLRDKPILLLDEPFSALDIELRAEMLTLLEPLCAEKKLTLLIVTHQPNEVKDKIDRMIHIENGQICD